Proteins from one Pseudomonas grandcourensis genomic window:
- a CDS encoding biliverdin-producing heme oxygenase — protein MTTQATEQRPNLRSQRLNQITNEPHSKLDALVKAHAPFETPANFARFVVAQYLFQSELVSLYNDAELTAIVPDLPARCRADAARADLADLDTDVPAPVAGALKNPTKAQALGWIFVSEGSKLGAAFLIKRAVGLGLSETFGARHLGEPAGGRADGWKSFVKTLDSLEFSTQEEAEVEKGAIDAFNRFTVLLEQAYASAPEVA, from the coding sequence ATGACTACCCAGGCCACCGAACAACGCCCCAACCTGCGTTCGCAACGTTTGAACCAGATCACCAACGAGCCGCACAGCAAGCTCGATGCCCTGGTCAAGGCCCATGCCCCGTTTGAAACCCCGGCCAATTTCGCCCGCTTCGTGGTGGCGCAGTACCTGTTCCAGTCGGAACTGGTGTCGCTGTACAACGATGCCGAACTGACCGCCATCGTCCCGGACCTGCCCGCCCGCTGCCGTGCCGATGCCGCCAGGGCCGACCTCGCGGACCTGGACACCGACGTGCCGGCACCTGTCGCCGGCGCACTGAAGAACCCGACCAAGGCTCAAGCCCTGGGCTGGATCTTTGTTTCGGAAGGCTCGAAGCTCGGTGCGGCGTTCCTGATCAAGCGTGCCGTAGGCCTTGGCCTGAGCGAAACCTTCGGCGCCCGCCACCTCGGCGAACCGGCCGGTGGCCGCGCTGACGGCTGGAAGAGCTTCGTCAAAACCCTGGATAGCCTGGAGTTCAGCACCCAGGAGGAAGCCGAAGTGGAAAAAGGCGCCATCGACGCGTTCAACCGTTTTACCGTGTTGCTGGAGCAGGCATACGCCAGCGCACCGGAAGTCGCCTGA
- the gap gene encoding type I glyceraldehyde-3-phosphate dehydrogenase — MTLRIAINGFGRIGRNVLRALYTQGYRQDLQIVAINDLGDSAINAHLLKYDTVHGTFDADVQHDQESLTVNGDRISVSAIRNPADLPWAAEKIDVVFECTGLFTDRAKAAAHITAGARKVIISAPAKGADATVVYGVNHDILRQSHQIISNASCTTNCLAPVAQVLHRELGIESGLMTTIHAYTNDQHLTDVYHVDPYRARSATQNMIPSKTGAAEAVGLVLPELAGKLTGMSVRVPVINVSLVDLTVQLKREASADEVNALMKEASQHSKILGYNTLPLVSSDFNHNPLSSIFDANHTKSSGKLLKVLAWYDNEWGFSNRMLDNCLALCNAE; from the coding sequence ATGACTCTTCGAATCGCAATCAATGGTTTTGGCCGCATCGGCCGTAATGTCCTGCGCGCACTCTATACCCAGGGCTACCGTCAGGATCTGCAGATCGTCGCCATCAACGACCTGGGCGACAGCGCGATCAATGCTCATCTGCTCAAGTACGACACCGTTCACGGCACGTTCGATGCCGATGTCCAGCACGACCAGGAGAGCCTGACGGTCAACGGCGACCGCATTTCGGTCAGCGCCATCCGCAACCCGGCCGACCTGCCCTGGGCCGCGGAAAAGATTGACGTGGTGTTCGAATGCACCGGTCTGTTCACCGACCGGGCCAAGGCCGCCGCGCATATTACGGCGGGCGCGCGCAAAGTGATTATCTCGGCCCCGGCCAAAGGCGCCGACGCCACCGTCGTTTACGGGGTGAACCACGACATTCTGCGCCAATCGCACCAGATCATTTCCAATGCGTCGTGCACCACCAACTGCCTGGCCCCGGTGGCCCAGGTGCTGCATCGCGAGCTGGGCATCGAAAGCGGCCTGATGACCACCATCCACGCCTACACCAACGATCAGCACCTGACCGACGTCTATCACGTCGATCCGTACCGCGCCCGTTCGGCTACCCAGAACATGATCCCGAGCAAGACCGGTGCTGCTGAAGCGGTGGGGCTGGTGCTGCCGGAACTGGCGGGCAAACTGACCGGCATGTCGGTGCGCGTACCGGTGATCAATGTGTCGCTGGTGGACCTGACGGTGCAGCTCAAGCGCGAAGCGTCGGCCGATGAGGTCAATGCGCTGATGAAAGAAGCCAGCCAGCACTCGAAGATTCTTGGCTACAACACCCTGCCGCTGGTCTCCAGCGACTTCAACCACAACCCGCTGTCGTCGATCTTCGACGCCAACCACACCAAATCCAGCGGCAAGCTGCTCAAGGTGCTGGCGTGGTATGACAACGAATGGGGCTTCTCCAACCGCATGCTCGATAACTGCCTGGCGCTGTGCAACGCCGAATAA
- a CDS encoding methyl-accepting chemotaxis protein, with product MFDSLSIRLKIVLLSGLCLLGVVALIVGMNIYQTNQNDDLVSDSSSTMLTASGQDLLQAKAAEQAVRVQKTFGETLTVVTALADQIQGMRNLAAKRELAPGVLREELNQSLKTAFERNGKVLGIWLAFEPNGLDGKDSEFVDDAARQSNEIGRFATYWSRAGGESLNTIMVEEDMTKTTLNLSGTPYNVWYTCPRDSKRTCLLDPYADTVGGKEVLMTTISVPLLVEGKSIGVVGIDIALDALQAAAVNSQRDLFNSAGHMLIVSGTGVLAAYSVDAGKVGKNIGDALGGDGKDILQLVANGAPKILQQGDLIRAVYPVSPIADAKAWAVVIDLPKQVLLADSVKLQAVLDDAQQSGTLKALSVAVIAGLLGLLLMWLTASGVTRPINSVADMLKAIASGDGDLTQRLHYSKKDELGELVSWFNRFLDKLQPTIAQIKQSITDARGTADQSSEIARQTSEGMQVQFREIDQVATASNEMSATAHDVANSASNAANAAKGADQSARDGMSIIERSTRDINQLAEEVSKAVTEVEALAVNSEQIGSVLEVIRSIAEQTNLLALNAAIEAARAGESGRGFAVVADEVRNLAKRTQDSVEEIRLVIERIQSGTRGVVATMHSSQTQAHSNAGQIQQAVQALGKISDAVTVISDMNLQIASAAEQQSAVAEEVNRNVSAIRTVTETLTGQATESAQISSQLNSLTTHQMKLMDQFRV from the coding sequence ATGTTCGACTCACTGTCCATCCGCCTGAAAATCGTCCTGCTGTCCGGTCTGTGCCTGCTGGGCGTAGTCGCCTTGATAGTGGGTATGAACATCTACCAGACCAATCAGAACGATGACCTGGTCAGCGACTCCAGCAGCACAATGCTCACCGCCAGTGGACAGGACCTGCTCCAGGCCAAGGCCGCCGAGCAAGCGGTGCGGGTGCAAAAGACCTTCGGTGAAACCCTGACGGTGGTGACCGCCCTCGCGGACCAGATCCAGGGCATGCGCAACCTGGCCGCCAAGCGCGAGCTTGCGCCCGGCGTCTTGCGAGAAGAGTTGAACCAGAGCCTGAAAACCGCGTTCGAGCGCAACGGCAAAGTGCTGGGCATCTGGCTGGCGTTCGAACCCAACGGCCTGGATGGCAAGGACAGCGAGTTCGTCGATGACGCCGCCCGCCAGTCCAACGAGATCGGTCGTTTCGCCACCTACTGGAGCCGTGCCGGTGGTGAGTCACTGAACACGATCATGGTCGAAGAGGACATGACCAAAACTACCCTGAACCTCAGCGGCACGCCGTACAACGTCTGGTACACCTGCCCGCGGGACAGCAAGCGCACCTGCCTGCTCGACCCCTACGCCGATACGGTCGGCGGCAAGGAAGTGTTGATGACCACCATTTCCGTACCGCTGCTGGTGGAGGGCAAGTCCATCGGCGTGGTCGGTATCGACATCGCCCTCGACGCCCTGCAAGCGGCGGCGGTCAACTCCCAACGCGACCTGTTCAACAGTGCCGGGCACATGCTCATCGTTTCCGGCACTGGCGTGCTGGCCGCCTACAGTGTCGATGCCGGCAAAGTCGGCAAGAACATCGGCGATGCCCTGGGCGGCGATGGCAAGGACATCCTGCAATTGGTCGCCAATGGCGCGCCGAAGATTCTCCAGCAAGGCGATCTGATCCGCGCGGTGTACCCGGTCAGCCCGATTGCCGACGCCAAGGCCTGGGCCGTGGTGATCGACCTGCCCAAACAAGTGCTGCTGGCCGACTCGGTGAAGCTGCAAGCAGTCCTCGACGATGCCCAGCAAAGCGGCACGCTCAAGGCGCTGTCGGTGGCGGTGATTGCCGGCTTGCTCGGGCTATTGCTGATGTGGCTCACCGCGTCCGGCGTGACCCGCCCGATCAACAGCGTGGCCGACATGCTCAAGGCGATTGCCAGCGGCGACGGCGACCTGACCCAGCGTCTGCACTACAGCAAAAAGGACGAACTGGGCGAACTGGTCAGCTGGTTCAACCGCTTCCTGGACAAGCTGCAACCGACCATCGCGCAGATCAAGCAAAGCATCACCGATGCCCGTGGCACCGCCGACCAGTCTTCGGAAATCGCCCGCCAGACCAGTGAAGGCATGCAGGTGCAGTTCCGCGAAATCGACCAGGTCGCCACGGCGTCCAACGAAATGAGCGCCACCGCCCACGATGTCGCCAACAGCGCCTCGAACGCGGCCAATGCGGCGAAAGGTGCCGACCAGTCGGCCCGCGACGGCATGTCGATCATCGAGCGCAGCACCCGCGACATCAATCAACTGGCCGAAGAAGTCAGCAAGGCCGTGACCGAAGTCGAGGCCCTGGCAGTCAACAGCGAGCAGATCGGTTCGGTGCTGGAGGTGATTCGCAGCATCGCCGAGCAAACCAACCTGCTGGCGCTCAACGCCGCCATCGAAGCCGCCCGTGCCGGTGAAAGCGGTCGTGGCTTCGCGGTGGTCGCCGATGAAGTGCGCAACCTGGCCAAACGCACCCAGGACTCGGTGGAAGAAATTCGCCTGGTGATCGAACGCATCCAGAGCGGCACCCGCGGCGTGGTCGCCACCATGCACTCAAGCCAGACCCAGGCCCACAGCAACGCCGGGCAGATCCAGCAGGCGGTCCAGGCCTTGGGCAAGATCAGCGATGCGGTCACCGTGATCAGCGACATGAACCTGCAAATCGCCAGCGCCGCCGAACAGCAAAGCGCCGTCGCCGAAGAGGTCAACCGCAACGTCTCGGCGATCCGCACCGTCACCGAAACCCTGACCGGCCAGGCCACGGAATCGGCGCAGATCAGCAGCCAGCTCAACTCCCTGACCACTCACCAGATGAAGTTGATGGATCAGTTCCGCGTTTAA
- a CDS encoding sigma-70 family RNA polymerase sigma factor, whose amino-acid sequence MSQSRFNHVFLAQRTSLLRTLERMVNNHSTAEDLLQETYLRVTRALNERAIDHLEPFVFQTARNLALDHLRARRIHSRTMVDDVPQEVMHSIAAPTSSTEDAAHAEQLLERLNVSLGQLSARQQRIFILSRLHGHSYQEIAEELNVSLSTVQKELKLIMSICIGVADRLNAN is encoded by the coding sequence GTGAGTCAGTCACGCTTCAACCACGTTTTCCTCGCCCAGCGCACCTCCCTGCTGCGCACGCTGGAACGGATGGTCAACAATCACAGCACCGCTGAAGACCTCTTGCAGGAAACCTACCTGCGGGTGACCCGCGCATTGAACGAACGGGCCATCGATCATCTTGAGCCCTTTGTCTTCCAGACGGCGCGCAACCTGGCGCTGGACCATCTGCGCGCGCGGCGTATTCATTCGCGCACCATGGTCGACGACGTGCCGCAGGAGGTGATGCACAGCATCGCCGCCCCCACCAGCAGCACCGAAGACGCCGCCCACGCCGAACAATTGCTGGAGCGCCTGAACGTGAGCCTCGGTCAACTCAGCGCCCGCCAACAGCGGATTTTCATCCTCAGCCGCCTGCACGGGCACAGCTACCAGGAAATCGCCGAGGAGCTGAACGTGTCCCTCAGCACCGTGCAGAAAGAACTCAAACTGATCATGTCGATCTGCATCGGGGTTGCCGATCGCTTGAACGCCAACTGA
- a CDS encoding FecR domain-containing protein, whose translation MTDNHRSPEPTSAQGPASAMDQALDWLIVLGSPDEEQTRQFHAWLDADPLNAQAFAKAQAIWDGPQVARCAQNLASRPAKVTVLARLRPHWKPLATAAVLILGLFSFSNLPMRLQADHLTVVGERQRLQLEDGSTVLLNTNSAFSSTINNQQRVARLYQGEAFFEVQANRGQPLEIDAGPVTASVRDTAFAVRYLDGVAQVQVQRGDVDLRATRNDARVRLSAGESIRIGPNGFDRPARLDAATDLAWVQGRLVFENCPLNQVLAELRRYYPGWIINNNEQLADVTVTGNYRLDQPLDVVRSLAHITSARLQEFPALVILN comes from the coding sequence GTGACGGACAACCACCGCTCCCCTGAGCCTACATCGGCGCAGGGCCCCGCAAGTGCGATGGACCAGGCCCTGGACTGGCTGATCGTGCTCGGCAGTCCCGACGAGGAGCAGACCCGCCAGTTCCATGCATGGCTCGACGCCGATCCGTTGAATGCCCAGGCGTTCGCCAAGGCCCAGGCGATCTGGGACGGCCCGCAAGTGGCGCGGTGCGCGCAAAACCTGGCTTCCCGTCCGGCGAAAGTCACTGTCCTCGCCCGTCTGCGTCCGCACTGGAAACCACTGGCCACGGCCGCCGTGCTGATCCTCGGACTGTTCAGTTTCAGCAATCTGCCGATGCGCCTGCAGGCCGATCACCTGACCGTGGTCGGCGAGCGCCAGCGCCTGCAACTGGAGGACGGGTCCACGGTTCTGCTCAATACCAATTCGGCGTTCTCAAGCACCATCAACAACCAGCAACGTGTTGCCCGCCTGTATCAGGGCGAAGCGTTTTTCGAAGTGCAGGCCAATCGCGGCCAACCACTGGAAATCGACGCCGGCCCGGTCACCGCCAGCGTTCGCGATACCGCGTTTGCCGTGCGTTACCTCGACGGCGTAGCGCAGGTGCAGGTACAGCGTGGGGATGTCGATTTGCGCGCCACCCGGAATGACGCGCGGGTGCGCTTGTCCGCCGGGGAAAGCATCCGCATCGGCCCCAACGGTTTCGACCGCCCGGCCAGGCTGGATGCCGCCACTGACCTGGCGTGGGTCCAGGGACGGCTGGTGTTCGAAAACTGCCCGTTGAACCAGGTGCTGGCAGAACTTCGCCGCTACTACCCGGGCTGGATCATCAACAACAACGAACAGTTGGCCGATGTCACCGTGACGGGCAACTACCGCCTCGATCAGCCGCTGGACGTGGTTCGCTCCCTGGCGCACATCACCTCGGCCCGGCTCCAGGAATTCCCGGCGCTGGTCATCCTGAACTGA
- a CDS encoding CoA transferase, producing the protein MTDLLTSIQAALGLPHTPVPFTSSGALPSAFAVTDLACASIAAAGHAASDLLHQQTGHLPDLEVDRRLASFWFSTSIRPLDWSVPPLWDPIAGDYATRDGWIRLHTNAPHHRAAAESVLGACSDRAAMAGKVARWANSELEQAVVEAGGCAAEMRTWEQWQVHPQGQAVNAEPLVLFANHPIQSRKLWTGSVARPLAGIKVLDLTRVLAGPIASRFLAGLGADVLRIDPPTWNEPGVVPEVTLGKRCARLDLNDRSDRAVFDSLLKDSDILLHGYRADALERLGLGMNERRQLNPGLIDVCLNAYGWSGPWQNRRGFDSLVQMSSGIAEAGMRWKQADKPTPLPVQALDHATGYLMAASAIRLLAQRLNDGTGGSARLSLARTARLLIEQGAGPDEPLRAEDQNDQGIQVEQTSWGPAHRLHVPLKMTGIPLQWTLPATDLGSHRAQWW; encoded by the coding sequence ATGACTGATCTGCTCACGTCCATTCAAGCCGCACTCGGTTTGCCTCACACCCCGGTTCCATTCACCTCCAGCGGCGCCCTGCCCTCGGCGTTTGCCGTTACGGATCTGGCCTGCGCCAGCATCGCTGCCGCAGGCCACGCCGCCAGCGATCTGTTGCACCAGCAAACCGGGCACCTGCCCGACCTTGAGGTCGACCGACGCCTCGCATCATTCTGGTTCTCAACCTCGATTCGTCCGCTTGACTGGAGCGTTCCGCCGCTGTGGGACCCTATCGCCGGTGACTACGCCACCCGCGATGGCTGGATTCGCCTGCATACCAATGCGCCTCATCACCGCGCCGCTGCCGAAAGCGTGCTCGGTGCCTGTAGCGACCGCGCCGCGATGGCCGGCAAAGTGGCTCGATGGGCGAACAGCGAGCTGGAGCAGGCGGTGGTCGAGGCCGGTGGTTGCGCCGCCGAAATGCGTACCTGGGAACAATGGCAGGTCCATCCTCAAGGCCAGGCGGTCAATGCCGAACCCTTGGTTCTGTTCGCCAACCACCCAATCCAGAGCCGCAAACTGTGGACAGGTTCAGTGGCTCGACCACTGGCCGGCATCAAGGTACTGGACTTGACCCGAGTACTGGCAGGCCCCATCGCCAGTCGCTTTCTGGCAGGCCTGGGCGCCGATGTCTTGCGCATCGATCCGCCGACCTGGAACGAGCCTGGGGTGGTGCCGGAAGTCACCCTGGGAAAACGTTGCGCGCGTCTTGATCTGAACGACAGGTCCGATCGCGCCGTATTCGACTCCCTGCTCAAGGACTCCGACATTCTGCTCCACGGCTATCGCGCCGATGCGCTGGAACGACTTGGCCTGGGCATGAATGAGCGTCGGCAACTGAACCCAGGCCTGATCGATGTTTGCCTAAACGCCTATGGCTGGAGCGGCCCCTGGCAAAACCGGCGGGGCTTCGACAGCCTGGTGCAGATGAGCAGCGGCATTGCCGAAGCGGGCATGCGCTGGAAGCAGGCGGACAAGCCGACGCCATTGCCGGTGCAGGCCCTCGATCACGCCACCGGGTACTTGATGGCGGCCAGTGCGATCCGGTTGTTGGCACAGCGGTTGAACGACGGTACGGGGGGCTCGGCACGATTGTCGTTGGCGCGTACGGCGAGGTTGTTGATCGAGCAAGGTGCCGGCCCGGATGAGCCGCTGCGCGCCGAAGACCAAAACGATCAGGGGATTCAGGTTGAACAAACATCCTGGGGGCCGGCGCATCGGTTGCATGTGCCGCTTAAGATGACGGGGATACCGTTGCAATGGACATTGCCAGCAACTGATTTGGGTTCACATCGCGCGCAGTGGTGGTGA
- a CDS encoding TonB-dependent receptor codes for MSSRLTRQAPSPSRVLSLLTAAILMAGTAPLMAATATEQSSRKMGDYSFAIPQQSLVSALNAFTAVTGWQVGVSSELAQGVASPGVRGSLSPEKALDRLLVGTNLGYRKLGNNSIVLEKRSGSSALNLDQVTISATRTEQDVNSVPSTVSVYTREDLDRNNVNTIKELVRYEPGVSVGGSGQRAGITGYNIRGIDGDRVLTQVDGVQVPDGFFNGPYAQTNRNYVDPEIVKRVEILRGPASVLYGSNAIGGAVSYYTLDPDDIIKPGKDVGARLKTGYSSADDSWLTSGTVAGRTGEFDGLLHLSQRNGHETESYGETGGTGLNRTEANPQDARTTSVLAKLGWNYADDARLGLTYEHYKDDRDTNQLSAVGGPFNAGRGFGFYKSRTGNDTITRERFGLEHSFGLDSALADNIKWTLNYQIAKTDQSTEEIYAPSRTVLRNRDTNYKDRQWVFDAQADKSFAIADTEHLVTYGTTIKQDKITGLRTGTGTCLTVAGACRAIGAPSATDTLTPASDFPNPTVNSYALFAQDQISWGNWTFVPSARYDYTQLKPHITEEFLATADQSGNGTVSDETKTWHRLSPKFGTTYSFNDHYTWYGQYAEGFRTPTAKALYGRFENIAGGYRVAPNPDLEPEKSKSYETGLRGNFEQGSFDVAVFYNKYRDFINENAITPGYTETTFQSNNIKHATIKGAEVKGRLNLDTFGAPQGLYTQGSVAYAYGRNDDNGEPLNSVNPLTGVFGLGYDQDTYGGLLSWTLVKKKDRVDSTSFKTPDGTSTQFKTPGFGILDLSAFYKVTDDVTVSGGVYNLTDKKYWLWDDVRGYDSVGEASVTQPANLDRLTQPGRNFAVNLIWDI; via the coding sequence ATGTCCTCTCGCCTTACCCGCCAAGCCCCTTCACCCTCCCGCGTGCTGTCGCTGCTGACCGCTGCCATCCTGATGGCCGGTACCGCACCGCTGATGGCCGCCACCGCCACCGAGCAATCGAGCCGCAAAATGGGCGACTACTCGTTCGCCATTCCCCAGCAATCACTGGTGTCGGCACTCAATGCCTTTACCGCCGTGACCGGCTGGCAGGTCGGCGTGTCGTCGGAACTGGCACAGGGTGTGGCCTCGCCGGGAGTACGCGGCTCGCTGTCACCGGAGAAAGCCCTGGATCGCCTGTTGGTGGGGACCAACCTGGGCTATCGCAAACTGGGCAACAACAGCATCGTGCTGGAGAAGCGCAGCGGTAGCAGTGCCCTCAATCTGGATCAGGTCACCATCAGCGCCACCCGTACCGAGCAGGATGTGAACAGCGTCCCGAGCACGGTCTCCGTCTACACCCGCGAAGATCTGGACCGCAACAACGTCAATACCATCAAGGAACTGGTGCGCTACGAACCCGGTGTTTCGGTGGGCGGTTCAGGCCAACGCGCCGGCATCACCGGCTACAACATTCGCGGCATTGATGGCGACCGCGTGCTGACCCAGGTCGATGGCGTGCAGGTGCCCGACGGTTTCTTCAATGGCCCCTATGCCCAGACCAACCGTAACTATGTCGACCCGGAAATCGTCAAGCGTGTGGAAATCCTCCGGGGCCCGGCGTCGGTGCTGTATGGCAGCAACGCCATTGGCGGTGCGGTCAGCTACTACACGCTGGACCCGGACGACATCATCAAGCCGGGCAAGGATGTCGGCGCACGCCTGAAAACCGGCTACAGCTCCGCTGACGACAGCTGGCTGACGTCCGGCACCGTCGCCGGCCGCACCGGCGAGTTCGATGGCCTGTTGCATCTGAGTCAACGCAACGGTCATGAAACAGAGTCCTATGGCGAAACCGGCGGCACTGGCCTGAACCGTACTGAAGCCAACCCCCAGGACGCGCGCACCACCAGCGTGCTGGCCAAACTGGGCTGGAACTATGCCGACGACGCGCGCCTGGGCCTGACCTACGAGCATTACAAGGACGACCGTGACACCAATCAATTGAGCGCGGTGGGCGGCCCGTTCAATGCCGGACGCGGTTTCGGCTTCTACAAGTCCCGTACCGGCAACGACACGATCACCCGCGAACGCTTTGGCCTGGAACACAGCTTCGGTCTGGACAGCGCACTGGCTGACAACATCAAGTGGACGCTGAACTACCAGATCGCCAAGACCGACCAGAGCACCGAAGAGATCTACGCGCCGTCGCGGACCGTGTTGCGTAACCGCGATACCAACTACAAGGATCGCCAATGGGTGTTCGACGCCCAGGCTGACAAGTCGTTTGCCATCGCCGACACCGAACACCTCGTCACCTATGGCACCACCATCAAGCAGGACAAAATCACCGGCCTGCGTACCGGTACCGGCACTTGCCTGACCGTGGCCGGCGCCTGCCGGGCCATCGGTGCGCCTAGCGCCACCGACACGCTGACACCCGCCAGTGACTTCCCGAACCCGACCGTCAACAGCTACGCCCTGTTCGCCCAGGATCAGATCAGTTGGGGCAACTGGACCTTCGTACCCAGTGCCCGCTACGACTACACCCAACTCAAGCCGCACATCACCGAAGAGTTCCTGGCCACCGCCGATCAGAGCGGCAACGGCACGGTGAGCGACGAGACCAAGACCTGGCATCGCCTGTCGCCGAAGTTCGGCACCACCTACAGCTTCAACGACCACTACACCTGGTACGGCCAGTACGCCGAAGGCTTCCGCACCCCGACCGCCAAGGCTTTGTATGGTCGTTTCGAAAACATCGCTGGCGGCTATCGGGTCGCGCCTAATCCGGACCTGGAACCGGAAAAAAGCAAAAGTTACGAGACGGGTTTGCGCGGCAACTTCGAGCAGGGCTCCTTTGATGTGGCGGTGTTCTACAACAAGTACCGCGACTTCATTAACGAAAACGCCATCACTCCGGGCTACACCGAGACCACGTTCCAGAGCAACAACATCAAGCACGCCACCATCAAGGGTGCCGAGGTCAAGGGCCGCCTGAACCTCGACACCTTCGGCGCACCGCAAGGCCTCTATACCCAGGGCTCGGTGGCCTATGCCTACGGTCGCAACGACGACAACGGCGAGCCGCTCAACAGCGTCAACCCGCTGACCGGCGTATTCGGCCTCGGCTACGACCAGGACACCTACGGCGGTTTGCTCAGCTGGACGCTGGTGAAGAAGAAGGACCGCGTCGACAGCACCAGCTTCAAGACTCCGGACGGCACCAGCACCCAGTTCAAGACCCCCGGTTTCGGCATTCTGGACCTGAGCGCGTTCTACAAGGTGACCGACGACGTGACCGTCAGCGGCGGCGTCTACAACCTCACCGACAAGAAGTACTGGCTGTGGGATGACGTGCGCGGTTACGACAGCGTCGGCGAAGCCTCGGTGACCCAACCGGCCAACCTCGACCGCCTGACCCAGCCGGGTCGCAACTTTGCGGTCAACCTGATCTGGGATATCTGA
- a CDS encoding methylglyoxal synthase: protein MIGISFTQKTIAARKRIALVAHDHCKVFLLDWAERQKDRLARHDLVATGTTGLLLQQRLDLPVQSMISGPLGGDQQLGAQIAEQRVDMLVFFWDPFEPQPHDPDIKALLRVAAVWNIPVACNECSADYLLSSPLMDQAHSHRIPDYATYLQGRA, encoded by the coding sequence ATGATCGGCATCAGCTTTACGCAAAAGACCATTGCGGCGCGCAAGCGTATCGCCCTGGTCGCCCATGACCACTGCAAGGTGTTCTTGCTGGACTGGGCCGAACGGCAAAAAGACAGGCTGGCCCGGCATGATCTGGTCGCCACCGGCACCACGGGGTTGTTGTTGCAACAACGCCTCGACCTGCCGGTGCAAAGCATGATCAGTGGGCCGCTGGGCGGCGACCAACAGCTCGGCGCGCAAATCGCCGAGCAGCGGGTCGACATGCTGGTGTTTTTCTGGGACCCGTTCGAACCCCAGCCCCACGACCCGGACATCAAGGCATTGCTGCGGGTCGCGGCGGTGTGGAACATTCCGGTGGCGTGCAACGAATGCAGCGCCGACTATCTGCTCAGCAGTCCGCTGATGGATCAGGCGCACTCCCATCGGATTCCCGATTACGCCACCTATTTGCAGGGCCGCGCATAA
- a CDS encoding YbaN family protein, translating into MPTSSKLSRLLFGLLAYVSLGIGLIAIVIPGLPTTEFILLAAWAATRSSPRLSAWLENHRLFGPILHNWRNGKIIARRAKVSATVSMLLCAGLMLVMLDHGWPIYLAIAGMGLGNLWIWSRPESLPQVT; encoded by the coding sequence ATGCCTACCTCTTCCAAACTCTCCCGCCTCCTCTTCGGCCTGCTGGCCTATGTCAGCCTGGGCATTGGCCTGATCGCCATCGTCATACCCGGCCTGCCAACCACCGAGTTCATCCTGCTGGCCGCCTGGGCCGCGACCCGCAGCTCGCCGCGCCTGAGTGCATGGCTGGAAAATCACCGGCTGTTCGGCCCCATCCTCCATAACTGGCGCAACGGCAAGATCATCGCGCGCCGGGCAAAAGTCAGCGCCACTGTCAGCATGCTGTTATGCGCCGGTCTGATGCTGGTGATGCTCGATCACGGCTGGCCGATCTACCTGGCGATTGCCGGGATGGGCCTGGGCAACCTGTGGATCTGGTCGAGACCGGAATCACTGCCGCAAGTCACCTGA